In Chrysemys picta bellii isolate R12L10 chromosome 3, ASM1138683v2, whole genome shotgun sequence, a single genomic region encodes these proteins:
- the CEBPZOS gene encoding protein CEBPZOS, with protein sequence MEPVARKILKGVLLLEMAAVAGAYSLFYRMDTNQDFRHTMNRRFPSILEVYYKSNELAGVYGKREEDQLKWLSSKS encoded by the exons ATGGAACCTGTTGCAAGAAAGATCTTGAAAGGAGTTTTACTTTTGGAAATGGCTGCGGTTGCTGGAGCATATTCACTATTTTACAGAATGGACACAAATCAAG ATTTTAGGCATACAATGAACAGGAGATTTCCATCCATTCTGGAAG TTTATTACAAAAGCAATGAATTGGCTGGAGTTTatggaaaaagggaggaggaccAACTGAAATGGCTAAGCAGCAAAAGTTAG
- the LOC101935825 gene encoding sulfotransferase 6B1, which translates to MAKQQNKLVDEIEKVLEKSKGFSLKDLLFFYQGTPYPVSVCSAETFQALENLEARRDDMVLVSYPKCGANWLIQLLNDLIFTTSQTKHINTELPFIECGDPEKYQRMKQFPSPRILATHLHYDNLPKSIFKNKAKILVLFRNPKDTAASFFHFYNKALDVPSYNSWDEFFSEFMSGKVSWGSYFDHAVAWNKHIEDENIMIITYEDLKENLASGVKQIAEFFGFSPTAEQIQFIADRGSFEAMREKSQEIYGSVGPILFRKGAVGDWKNLFTEAQSQEMDAKFKESLGGTKLEAYLKYDVHCKA; encoded by the exons ATGGCAAAACAACAGAACAAATTAGTTGATGAAATAGAGAAAGTGCTGGAAAAGTCTAAAGGGTTTTCCCTTAAGGATCTGCTGTTCTTCTATCAGGGAACCCCATACCCTGTCTCTGTATGCAGTGCAGAGACATTCCAGGCCCTGGAAAACTTAGAAGCCAGAAGAGATGATATGGTGTTGGTGTCTTACCCCAAATGCG GTGCAAATTGGCTTATCCAGCTCTTAAATGATTTGATATTTACAACTTCCCAGACTAAACATATAAACACGGAGCTGCCATTTATTGAATGTGGAGATCCAGAAAAATATCAG agGATGAAACAGTTTCCATCTCCAAGGATTTTGGCAACACACCTCCATTATGATAATCTCCCCAAGTCTATCTTCAAGAATAAAGCCAAG ATACTAGTGTTGTTTCGAAATCCTAAAGATACAGCTGCATCGTTTTTTCATTTCTATAACAAGGCCTTAGACGTCCCCAGTTATAACTCCTGGGATGAGTTCTTCTCAGAGTTCATGAGTGGAAAAG TCAGCTGGGGTTCCTATTTTGACCACGCGGTTGCCTGGAACAAACACATTGAGGATGAAAATATTATGATTATAACATATGAAGACCTGAAAGAG AATCTGGCTTCTGGAGTGAAGCAAATAGCTGAATTCTTTGGATTCTCTCCAACGGCAGAGCAGATTCAGTTTATTGCAGACAGGGGAAGCTTCGAAGCAATGAGAGAAAAATCCCAGGAGATCTATGGCTCAGTTGGTCCGATTCTCTTCCGTAAAG GTGCTGTTGgagattggaagaacctttttaCTGAAGCTCAAAGCCAGGAAATGGATGCTAAATTTAAAGAGAGTTTAGGGGGAACCAAGCTGGAAGCATATCTGAAGTATGATGTGCACTGCAAGGCCTGA